One part of the Heptranchias perlo isolate sHepPer1 chromosome 10, sHepPer1.hap1, whole genome shotgun sequence genome encodes these proteins:
- the coq6 gene encoding ubiquinone biosynthesis monooxygenase COQ6, mitochondrial codes for MSLWRGAGVVCGLRAQGRAWLLGSRGSRRCSSNREEQQESGPPELYDVVISGGGMVGTAMACALAYDQNLSGKKILLLEAGNKTDGKLPELHSNRVSTLTPGAAAFLNRFGAWDHICNMRYKPFKRMQVWDECSDAIITFDKADLLEDMGFVVENDVVLSALSKQLAAAADRVHVLYRSRVVNYTWPEPYLSPHTNPWVHVELADGSKLQTKLLIGADGPNSMVRQSADIQTLQWKYDQSAVVATLRLAEPTDNNVAWQRFLVTGPIAMLPLSDTVSSLVWSTSHQHASDLLSMNEETFVDAINSAFWSNENHSEFVDTASSMFRTAFMFLMPSGTSVRQLPPSVAHIDPKSRAMFPLGLGHATKYVGPRVALIGDAAHRVHPLAGQGVNLGFGDVSSLSQHLSEAAFNGKDLGSTKHLNAFESERQRHNLPIMAAIDLLKRLYSTKSTPMILLRSLGLQATNAFVPIKEQIMAFVSK; via the exons ATGAGTCTGTGGAGGGGAGCGGGGGTGGTTTGTGGCCTCCGTGCTCAGGGTCGGGCTTGGCTGCTGGGGAGCAGAGGCTCTAGGAGATGCTCCTCCAAccgggaggagcagcaggagtccgGGCCTCCGGAGCTGTACGATGTGGTCATCTCCGGCGGTGGGATGGTCGGCACTGCCATGGCCTGCGCTCTAG CTTATGATCAGAATCTATCAGGGAAAAAGATCCTGTTACTGGAGGCTGGAAACAAAACAGATGGAAAGCTGCCAGAATTGCACAGTAACCGAGTGAGCACACTCACACCGGGCGCTGCGGCCTTCTTAAACC GTTTTGGAGCTTGGGATCATATATGCAACATGAGGTACAAGCCGTTCAAGAGAATGCAG GTTTGGGATGAATGCTCGGATGCTATAATTACATTTGATAAAGCTGACCTGTTGGAGGACATGGGCTTCGTGGTTGAGAATGATGTGGTGTTGTCAGCTTTATCTAAACAGCTGGCTGCCGCTGCTG ACAGGGTGCATGTGTTATACAGGAGCAGAGTGGTGAACTACACATGGCCAGAACCCTACCTGTCACCTCACACCAACCCATGGGTGCACGTCGAACTGGCTGATGGGAGTAAACTTCAGACAAAGTTACTG ATCGGAGCAGACGGTCCAAACTCAATGGTACGGCAGTCTGCCGATATTCAGACCCTGCAGTGGAAGTACGATCAGTCTGCTGTGGTTGCTACCCTTCGTCTTGCTGAG CCTACTGATAACAATGTGGCTTGGCAGCGGTTTCTGGTGACTGGACCAATTGCAATGCTTCCG CTCTCCGATACTGTCAGTTCCTTGGTGTGGTCGACTTCCCACCAGCATGCATCCGACTTGCTCAGCATGAATGAAGAGACGTTCGTGGACGCCATCAATTCCGCTTTT TGGAGTAATGAGAATCACTCTGAATTCGTTGACACTGCCAGCTCCATGTTCAGGACCGCTTTTATGTTCCTGATGCCATCGGGCACGTCAGTACGCCAGCTGCCACCAAGTGTGGCTCACATCGACCCAAAGAGCAGGGCCATGTTTCCGCTCGGGCTGGGCCATGCCACCAAGTATGTTGGACCGCGAGTTGCCCTCATCGG TGATGCTGCTCACAGAGTTCACCCATTAGCAGGCCAGGGAGTCAACCTGGGCTTTGGGGACGTGTCCAGTCTCTCGCAACATCTCAGCGAGGCTGCCTTCAATGGCAAAGACCTAG GGTCTACCAAACACCTGAATGCATTTGAAAGCGAGCGTCAGAGACATAATCTCCCTATCATGGCTGCAATAGACCTGCTGAAGAGACTGTATTCAACCAAAAGTACACCAATGATCTTGCTGAGGAGCCTTGGCCTGCAAGCAACAAATGCCTTTGTACCTATTAAG GAGCAAATCATGGCATTTGTCAGTAAGTGA